The stretch of DNA TTTTTTGACCGGATCTTAGTCGATGCCCCTTGCTCCGGCGAAGGCATGTTTCGTAAAGATCCCGCTGCGATGCAGTATTGGACGCCCGATTATCCAGCCGAATGTGCGATCCGGCAACGCGAAATTCTGACTGAAACCGTCAAAATGTTGCGTCCCGGTGGTCATTTGATCTATTCAACTTGTACGTTTGCACCAGAAGAAGATGAGCAAATGATGGCCTGGCTATTACAAACTTATCCTGAATTTGAGCTAGAACCCATTGAAAAGACCGCTGGTATGGTGGACGCCAAACCAGAATGGGCCGATGGTAATCCAGAGCTGACCAAAGCTGTCCGCCTGTTTCCGCATTTGATGCGTGGTGAAGGGCATTTTATTGCCAAACTAGTTTATCGTGGGGCCGAAGAGGTCAAAATGCCAAAGCTGGTTCGCAATAATCTCAAACCTGAGCAGCGTCAATTATGGGAAAAGTATGTGGCCCAGTCGCAACTCTCAGGCTTAGAGGCGTTGGTGTTACAAGCCCATGGTGATCAACTTTACGGAATCCCGGCAATGATGCCCGTCACCCGACGGCTAAAAATCTTCCGACCTGGAATTCAGTTGGGAGTCTTCAAAAAGAATCGCTTCGAGCCTAGTTATGCTTTGGCCTTGGCGAGTGCTGATCTAGCTTTGCCAAAATTGGCGATTAACCATGATCAATGGGAACAATATGTGCATGGCGAAACATTTTCATTAGCAACGACTGAACCGACTGGATTTACGGTACTGACCTGCGCGGGGTTACCAGTTGGCTTTGGCAAGGTCGTTGGTCGAACCGTGAAGAATTTCTTTCCCAAGGGATTACGTTTCTTAGCGACGGATGAGAATACCGTTTTATAGGAAATTATGTCCAATTGACGATAAAATAGCAAAATTAAATCGCATGACAATCAAGCGGCAATTACCGTTGATTGTCATGCGATTAATTATTAATTGGGCGTTTTTTCACGTAACACTTCAATACAGTCCACGCAATATGGGACGGCATTGTG from Lactiplantibacillus brownii encodes:
- a CDS encoding RsmF rRNA methyltransferase first C-terminal domain-containing protein, whose product is MNLPAGFVTKYQKLMGAAAPDFFAALTGSVEKGFRINPMKPTTPAMQAKMTAPIPYSPIGYYGKVNGNALEHLAGAVYSQEPSAMTVGEVAKPQLNERVLDLCAAPGGKTTHLLSYLNQTGLLVTNEINPKRVTALGDNVERYGARNTVITNETPVHLAKALPGFFDRILVDAPCSGEGMFRKDPAAMQYWTPDYPAECAIRQREILTETVKMLRPGGHLIYSTCTFAPEEDEQMMAWLLQTYPEFELEPIEKTAGMVDAKPEWADGNPELTKAVRLFPHLMRGEGHFIAKLVYRGAEEVKMPKLVRNNLKPEQRQLWEKYVAQSQLSGLEALVLQAHGDQLYGIPAMMPVTRRLKIFRPGIQLGVFKKNRFEPSYALALASADLALPKLAINHDQWEQYVHGETFSLATTEPTGFTVLTCAGLPVGFGKVVGRTVKNFFPKGLRFLATDENTVL